From one Calypte anna isolate BGI_N300 chromosome 11, bCalAnn1_v1.p, whole genome shotgun sequence genomic stretch:
- the KLHL36 gene encoding kelch-like protein 36 isoform X2 → MEGTRQTRICRPHKISESSKVYRWDDHSSLVLQSLNEQRHRGLFCDIVLVVDEQRVPAHRNLLAVCSDYFNSMFTIGMREAHQKEVELFGASYIGLKAVVDFLYGSELSLDGGNIDYVLETAHLLQIWKVVDFCCEYLENEVSEENYLYLQELASIYNLKRLDSYIDSFILQNFGTLSFTPDFLQNISLQKLCQYLDSSNVQQECEHDLLQAALQWLTQYPERENEAYQVLDNIHFPLIPKSDLLHRVKPAVCSLLPKEANCEGFIEEAVNYHNNVTAQPVLQNKRTALRTSEERLLFVGGEVSERCLELSDDTCFLDIRKGQWVAETPLPARRSHHCVAVLGGFIFIAGGSFSRDNGGDAASNLLYRYDPRCNQWIKVASMRQRRVDFYLGAITDMLVAVGGRNENGALSSVETYSPQKDSWSYIAGLPRFTYGHAGTVYKEFVYISGGHDYQIGPYRKNLLCYDYRTDVWEEKRPMITARGWHSMCTLQDNIYSIGGSDDNIETMARFDILSVESYSPQCNQWTRVAPLLQANSESGVAVWEGRIYILGGYSWEETVFSKTVQVYDKEKNKWYKGTDLPKAIAGVSACVCALKPKTEDKKKKTKTKKHQDRGR, encoded by the exons ATGGAGGGAACCAGGCAAACCAGGATTTGTCGTCCACACAAGATAAGTGAATCGTCCAAG GTGTACAGGTGGGACGACCACTCCAGTCTCGTTCTTCAGAGCCTGAATGAGCAGAGGCACCGTGGCCTTTTCTGTGACATTGTCCTTGTGGTGGACGAGCAGAGAGTCCCTGCCCATCGCAACCTCCTGGCGGTTTGCAGCGATTACTTCAACTCCATGTTCACCATCGGGATGCGAGAAGCCCACCAGAAGGAGGTGGAACTTTTTGGAGCCTCTTACATCGGTCTCAAGGCCGTGGTGGATTTCCTTTATGGCAGTGAGCTGTCTTTAGATGGTGGCAATATTGACTACGTGCTGGAAACAGCTCACCTGCTGCAGATCTGGAAGGTGGTTGACTTCTGCTGCGAGTATCTGGAGAATGAAGTCAGTGAGGAGAATTATTTGTACCTGCAGGAGCTTGCCTCCATTTACAACCTGAAGCGCCTTGACTCCTACATTGATTCTTTCATCTTGCAGAACTTTGGCACTCTCTCTTTCACCCCGGACTTCCTGCAGAACATTTCCTTGCAGAAGTTGTGCCAATACCTGGACAGCAGCAATGTGCAGCAGGAGTGCGAGCACGACTTGctgcaggctgctctgcagtggcTTACCCAGTACCCAGAAAGGGAGAACGAGGCTTACCAGGTCCTGGATAACATTCATTTTCCCTTGATACCTAAAAGTGATCTCCTCCATCGAGTCAAGCCTGCTGTCTGCTCTCTTCTTCCCAAAGAAGCAAACTGTGAGGGGTTTATAGAGGAGGCAGTGAACTATCACAACAACGTCACTGCTCAGCCGGTGCTGCAGAACAagaggacagccctgaggaccTCTGAGGAAAGGCTCCTCTTTGTGGGAGGGGAGGTTTCTGAACGGTGCCTGGAACTGAGTGATGATACCTGCTTCTTGGACATCAGAAAGGGGCAGTGGGTGGCAGAAACCCCTCTCCCAGCCAGGCGAAGTCACCACTGTGTTGCAGTCTTGGGAGGCTTCATCTTCATAGCCGGAGGCAGCTTTTCCAGAGACAATGGAGGGGATGCAGCTTCAAATCTCCTATATAGGTATGATCCCCGCTGTAACCAGTGGATAAAG GTTGCCTCCATGAGACAGCGCCGTGTAGATTTCTACCTTGGAGCTATTACTGACATGCTGGTGGCTGTTGGTGGCAGGAATGAAAATGGGGCACTTTCTTCAGTTGAGACCTACAGTCCTCAGAAGGATTCCTGGTCCTATATTGCAGGCTTGCCAAG GTTTACCTACGGCCACGCTGGGACTGTCTACAAGGAATTTGTGTACATTTCTGGGGGCCACGACTACCAAATTGGCCCCTACAGAAAAAACCTCCTCTGCTACGATTACCGCACGGACGTTTGGGAGGAGAAGAGGCCAATGATCACTGCCCGGGGGTGGCACAGCATGTGCACCTTACAGGACAACATCTACTCCATTGGTGGCAGTGATGACAACATAGAAACCATGGCTCGTTTTGACATCCTCAGCGTGGAGTCCTACAGCCCCCAGTGTAACCAGTGGACCAGAGTTGCCCCCCTCTTGCAAGCCAACAGTGAGTCCGGGGTGGCAGTTTGGGAAGGCAGGATTTACATCCTTGGAGGCTACAGCTGGGAAGAAACAGTCTTCTCCAAAACAGTCCAGGTTtatgataaggaaaaaaataagtggtACAAAGGGACTGACTTGCCCAAAGCAATCGCAGGGGTGTCTGCCTGTGTCTGTGCATTGAAACCCAAAACAGAGGACAAAAAgaagaagacaaaaacaaaaaagcatcaaGATCGGGGAAGATGA
- the KLHL36 gene encoding kelch-like protein 36 isoform X1 yields MRFSAADIFFQPPLSSPSRPPLLPPDIFLAPDGREEEEGGRSDAQDGEAAACAAGPGAGLGPREVAEEESRRSTDQAVMEGTRQTRICRPHKISESSKVYRWDDHSSLVLQSLNEQRHRGLFCDIVLVVDEQRVPAHRNLLAVCSDYFNSMFTIGMREAHQKEVELFGASYIGLKAVVDFLYGSELSLDGGNIDYVLETAHLLQIWKVVDFCCEYLENEVSEENYLYLQELASIYNLKRLDSYIDSFILQNFGTLSFTPDFLQNISLQKLCQYLDSSNVQQECEHDLLQAALQWLTQYPERENEAYQVLDNIHFPLIPKSDLLHRVKPAVCSLLPKEANCEGFIEEAVNYHNNVTAQPVLQNKRTALRTSEERLLFVGGEVSERCLELSDDTCFLDIRKGQWVAETPLPARRSHHCVAVLGGFIFIAGGSFSRDNGGDAASNLLYRYDPRCNQWIKVASMRQRRVDFYLGAITDMLVAVGGRNENGALSSVETYSPQKDSWSYIAGLPRFTYGHAGTVYKEFVYISGGHDYQIGPYRKNLLCYDYRTDVWEEKRPMITARGWHSMCTLQDNIYSIGGSDDNIETMARFDILSVESYSPQCNQWTRVAPLLQANSESGVAVWEGRIYILGGYSWEETVFSKTVQVYDKEKNKWYKGTDLPKAIAGVSACVCALKPKTEDKKKKTKTKKHQDRGR; encoded by the exons ATGCGTTTTTCGGCcgctgatatttttttccaacctcccctctcctccccttctcgccctccccttctcccccccgATATTTTTCTAGCCCCTGAcgggcgggaggaggaggaaggagggagaagcgATGCGCAAGATGGAGAAGCCGCTGCCTgcgcggcggggccgggagcCGGGCTGGGCCCACGGGAGGTAGCCGAGGAGGAGAGCAG AAGGAGCACGGATCAGGCTGTCATGGAGGGAACCAGGCAAACCAGGATTTGTCGTCCACACAAGATAAGTGAATCGTCCAAG GTGTACAGGTGGGACGACCACTCCAGTCTCGTTCTTCAGAGCCTGAATGAGCAGAGGCACCGTGGCCTTTTCTGTGACATTGTCCTTGTGGTGGACGAGCAGAGAGTCCCTGCCCATCGCAACCTCCTGGCGGTTTGCAGCGATTACTTCAACTCCATGTTCACCATCGGGATGCGAGAAGCCCACCAGAAGGAGGTGGAACTTTTTGGAGCCTCTTACATCGGTCTCAAGGCCGTGGTGGATTTCCTTTATGGCAGTGAGCTGTCTTTAGATGGTGGCAATATTGACTACGTGCTGGAAACAGCTCACCTGCTGCAGATCTGGAAGGTGGTTGACTTCTGCTGCGAGTATCTGGAGAATGAAGTCAGTGAGGAGAATTATTTGTACCTGCAGGAGCTTGCCTCCATTTACAACCTGAAGCGCCTTGACTCCTACATTGATTCTTTCATCTTGCAGAACTTTGGCACTCTCTCTTTCACCCCGGACTTCCTGCAGAACATTTCCTTGCAGAAGTTGTGCCAATACCTGGACAGCAGCAATGTGCAGCAGGAGTGCGAGCACGACTTGctgcaggctgctctgcagtggcTTACCCAGTACCCAGAAAGGGAGAACGAGGCTTACCAGGTCCTGGATAACATTCATTTTCCCTTGATACCTAAAAGTGATCTCCTCCATCGAGTCAAGCCTGCTGTCTGCTCTCTTCTTCCCAAAGAAGCAAACTGTGAGGGGTTTATAGAGGAGGCAGTGAACTATCACAACAACGTCACTGCTCAGCCGGTGCTGCAGAACAagaggacagccctgaggaccTCTGAGGAAAGGCTCCTCTTTGTGGGAGGGGAGGTTTCTGAACGGTGCCTGGAACTGAGTGATGATACCTGCTTCTTGGACATCAGAAAGGGGCAGTGGGTGGCAGAAACCCCTCTCCCAGCCAGGCGAAGTCACCACTGTGTTGCAGTCTTGGGAGGCTTCATCTTCATAGCCGGAGGCAGCTTTTCCAGAGACAATGGAGGGGATGCAGCTTCAAATCTCCTATATAGGTATGATCCCCGCTGTAACCAGTGGATAAAG GTTGCCTCCATGAGACAGCGCCGTGTAGATTTCTACCTTGGAGCTATTACTGACATGCTGGTGGCTGTTGGTGGCAGGAATGAAAATGGGGCACTTTCTTCAGTTGAGACCTACAGTCCTCAGAAGGATTCCTGGTCCTATATTGCAGGCTTGCCAAG GTTTACCTACGGCCACGCTGGGACTGTCTACAAGGAATTTGTGTACATTTCTGGGGGCCACGACTACCAAATTGGCCCCTACAGAAAAAACCTCCTCTGCTACGATTACCGCACGGACGTTTGGGAGGAGAAGAGGCCAATGATCACTGCCCGGGGGTGGCACAGCATGTGCACCTTACAGGACAACATCTACTCCATTGGTGGCAGTGATGACAACATAGAAACCATGGCTCGTTTTGACATCCTCAGCGTGGAGTCCTACAGCCCCCAGTGTAACCAGTGGACCAGAGTTGCCCCCCTCTTGCAAGCCAACAGTGAGTCCGGGGTGGCAGTTTGGGAAGGCAGGATTTACATCCTTGGAGGCTACAGCTGGGAAGAAACAGTCTTCTCCAAAACAGTCCAGGTTtatgataaggaaaaaaataagtggtACAAAGGGACTGACTTGCCCAAAGCAATCGCAGGGGTGTCTGCCTGTGTCTGTGCATTGAAACCCAAAACAGAGGACAAAAAgaagaagacaaaaacaaaaaagcatcaaGATCGGGGAAGATGA